From one Myxococcales bacterium genomic stretch:
- a CDS encoding DUF5066 family protein, whose amino-acid sequence MVKPAAVAREIEHLRACLKRVRLQATRWDRDQLDTVDLKRSAETNEVLAQCHITLGREAFLIAERAFWKRPRVEDGPDLSCRFNDLDFEPVYKAMVAPAKITRRRMKPATRIDYSLAVRHFERAHVLSGDPEALFYLGMIALRNDDLTEARARFGEVSAARRTREQGRHKLRISVAVFASLVALLQGRLAEAVSAMKRAHRVDPQDVTVFKNQGYLCERLGEPDKAAFWYRKALEWEPQDGYALRRLKPLEGAPVIELKRPSDFHEKFGEIARALQKTHGSKRAPKPLPEATIDQLRLPNRRVNGNSVKLPESAKTILRYDRNFALWEGDAPLLRAMIGAKRAVRSANVDQLVRTDKWTPFAKAFKKLPARVPVWNDDPNLPACIPLHSNPKGEQLIFLYVGEPDETGEYPIARYQAEPELWVEEASLIHLVVSEAVSAGVRITCAFDFDKLRNRARKRNAKYDERLSDHPLVKAIEAT is encoded by the coding sequence ATGGTCAAACCCGCAGCCGTTGCGCGCGAGATCGAGCACCTTAGGGCGTGCCTCAAACGAGTCCGCTTGCAGGCCACGAGGTGGGACCGCGACCAATTGGACACGGTAGATCTCAAGCGCTCCGCTGAAACGAACGAGGTCTTGGCACAATGCCATATCACGCTCGGCCGCGAAGCATTCCTCATCGCTGAGCGTGCTTTTTGGAAGCGACCGCGCGTGGAAGACGGTCCGGATCTGTCCTGCCGATTCAACGATCTGGACTTTGAGCCGGTGTACAAGGCGATGGTAGCCCCCGCGAAGATCACACGACGCCGCATGAAGCCGGCGACGCGCATCGACTACTCGCTGGCCGTGCGCCATTTCGAGCGGGCGCATGTTCTCAGCGGTGACCCCGAGGCTTTGTTTTATTTGGGAATGATCGCGCTACGAAATGATGACCTCACCGAAGCTCGCGCTCGATTCGGCGAGGTGAGTGCCGCGCGGAGAACTCGCGAGCAGGGCCGGCATAAACTGCGCATCTCGGTCGCGGTGTTCGCGTCCCTCGTCGCGCTCCTTCAAGGCAGGCTCGCCGAAGCTGTGAGTGCAATGAAACGAGCGCACAGGGTCGATCCTCAAGACGTCACGGTCTTCAAGAACCAGGGCTACTTGTGCGAACGGCTAGGCGAACCCGACAAAGCAGCTTTTTGGTACAGAAAAGCGCTGGAGTGGGAACCGCAGGATGGCTACGCGTTGCGACGATTGAAGCCTCTGGAGGGTGCACCGGTCATCGAGCTCAAGAGGCCGAGCGATTTCCACGAGAAGTTTGGGGAGATCGCCCGTGCGCTACAGAAGACTCACGGCTCTAAGCGAGCTCCGAAGCCATTGCCTGAAGCCACCATCGATCAGCTCCGCCTCCCGAACCGCAGGGTGAACGGCAACAGCGTGAAGCTGCCGGAGAGCGCGAAAACCATCTTGCGATACGATCGCAACTTCGCGCTGTGGGAAGGCGACGCGCCCCTGCTCCGCGCAATGATCGGAGCGAAGCGCGCGGTACGTTCCGCGAACGTCGACCAACTGGTCCGCACGGACAAGTGGACACCGTTCGCGAAGGCATTCAAGAAATTGCCCGCGCGCGTCCCCGTCTGGAACGACGACCCGAACCTGCCCGCGTGCATTCCCCTCCACTCGAACCCCAAGGGCGAGCAGCTGATCTTCCTTTACGTGGGCGAGCCCGACGAGACCGGCGAGTATCCGATCGCGCGCTACCAAGCGGAGCCCGAGCTCTGGGTGGAAGAAGCGTCGCTGATCCACTTGGTCGTGAGCGAGGCCGTCAGCGCGGGCGTCCGCATCACATGCGCGTTTGACTTCGACAAGCTCCGCAATAGAGCGCGCAAGCGGAACGCGAAGTACGACGAGCGGCTTAGCGACCACCCGCTGGTGAAGGCCATCGAGGCGACCTAG
- a CDS encoding helix-turn-helix domain-containing protein: protein MPAPHPIELRERVVRAYERGGESILVVAARFGVAPAALQRWLRRKREADTVAPHLGDHPKKGAKEDRLKTGQRGSGGRR, encoded by the coding sequence ATGCCCGCTCCGCATCCGATCGAGCTTCGAGAGCGTGTCGTCCGAGCGTACGAGCGGGGCGGCGAGTCGATCCTCGTCGTTGCCGCACGTTTCGGGGTGGCTCCGGCGGCCCTGCAGCGATGGCTTCGACGCAAGCGCGAGGCGGACACTGTCGCTCCGCACCTCGGGGATCACCCAAAAAAGGGGGCCAAAGAGGATCGCCTGAAAACCGGCCAACGAGGTAGCGGAGGGAGGCGTTGA
- a CDS encoding IS21 family transposase has translation MGNVLSDDKKQQVLALGRLGWSLRRIETATGIRRETSSRYLREAGIAVRPARGWGHSKPAKEPIPESDAESGPAGSAALELTGPKPAKEAIPDSTAGASRSPRASECEPHRAFIEDALVRGRNAKAIYQDLVVSHGFAARYASVSRFVKKLHGTRELEAHPVIETPPGEEAQVDYGEGSMVRDPATGKYKRTRLFVMTLGYSRKSVRLLSWRSSAQIWSELHERAFRRLGGAPRVTVLDNLKEGVLAPDIYDPAINPLSINPLYRDVLMHYGAVALPCRIRHPDRKGKVESGIGHTQRTALKGLRFESLEDAQGHLDHWAARWADTRIHGTTKRQVAAMFAEEKPHLLALPVEPFRYYRYGKRTVHLDGHVEVDGAYYSAPPGTIGHVLAVQWDDRRVRMLNATGELLREHVPQARGKHRTHEADKPKRTPASTEQLLARARGAGKSVGAVADEVHRRDGELGVRRIVALVGLVKKHGPFAVNDACAFALEVGNATYRFVRQYLEKQRGPQLALKQIDPLIRDLTHYRDLIAQRTQETA, from the coding sequence ATGGGCAACGTCTTGAGCGACGATAAAAAGCAGCAGGTTTTGGCGCTTGGACGACTCGGATGGTCGCTAAGGCGCATCGAGACGGCGACGGGGATTCGGCGCGAGACGTCGAGCAGGTACCTGCGCGAGGCAGGAATTGCCGTGCGTCCGGCCCGGGGATGGGGACATTCAAAACCGGCCAAAGAGCCGATCCCCGAGTCTGATGCGGAAAGCGGGCCTGCAGGATCGGCGGCGCTCGAGCTGACAGGTCCAAAACCGGCCAAAGAAGCGATCCCCGACTCGACCGCCGGCGCGAGCCGCTCGCCGCGGGCGAGCGAGTGCGAGCCTCACCGTGCCTTCATCGAGGACGCGCTCGTGCGAGGCCGGAACGCGAAGGCGATCTATCAGGACCTCGTCGTGAGCCACGGCTTCGCGGCGCGCTACGCGAGCGTTTCGCGCTTCGTGAAGAAGCTCCACGGCACGCGAGAGCTTGAGGCGCACCCCGTGATCGAGACGCCGCCTGGCGAGGAAGCGCAGGTCGACTACGGCGAGGGCTCGATGGTCCGCGACCCTGCGACGGGAAAGTACAAGCGCACGCGGCTCTTCGTGATGACGCTGGGGTACAGCCGCAAGTCGGTGCGCCTGCTTTCGTGGCGCTCGAGCGCGCAGATTTGGAGCGAGCTGCACGAGCGAGCCTTTCGGCGTCTCGGCGGCGCACCGCGCGTGACGGTGCTGGACAACCTGAAGGAGGGCGTCCTCGCGCCGGACATTTACGACCCGGCGATCAACCCGCTCTCGATCAACCCGCTCTATCGAGACGTGCTGATGCACTACGGCGCCGTGGCGTTGCCTTGCCGCATCCGGCACCCGGATCGCAAAGGCAAAGTCGAGTCGGGGATCGGGCACACGCAGCGCACGGCGCTGAAGGGCCTTCGCTTCGAGAGTCTCGAAGATGCCCAGGGCCACCTCGACCACTGGGCCGCCCGGTGGGCAGACACGCGGATCCACGGGACGACGAAGCGTCAGGTTGCGGCGATGTTTGCCGAAGAGAAGCCACACCTCTTGGCGCTCCCTGTCGAACCGTTTCGCTACTACCGCTACGGAAAGCGCACGGTGCACCTCGACGGGCACGTGGAAGTCGACGGTGCGTACTACTCGGCGCCGCCCGGCACCATCGGACACGTCCTTGCCGTGCAGTGGGACGACCGGCGAGTGCGGATGCTAAACGCCACGGGAGAGCTTCTCCGGGAGCATGTGCCGCAGGCGCGCGGCAAGCACCGGACCCACGAGGCCGACAAGCCGAAGAGGACGCCCGCGTCGACCGAGCAGCTACTCGCGCGAGCGCGCGGTGCAGGCAAGTCGGTGGGCGCCGTCGCCGACGAAGTCCACCGCCGCGATGGGGAACTCGGGGTGCGCCGGATCGTGGCGTTGGTCGGGCTCGTGAAGAAGCACGGCCCCTTCGCCGTGAACGATGCGTGCGCCTTCGCTCTCGAGGTGGGCAACGCGACCTATCGCTTCGTGCGCCAGTACCTCGAGAAACAGCGAGGGCCGCAGTTGGCGCTCAAACAAATCGATCCGCTCATACGCGACCTCACGCACTACCGCGATCTCATCGCGCAAAGGACCCAGGAGACAGCATGA